ACCTGATATTGAAGGACTAGACTATCTAACCGAAAGACTTGGAGGCGTTTATCCTTCCCTGTTCAAAGAAGCCAAACTGGTCGATCAGTGGGCTGGTGTCAGAGCATCCACACCGAATAAAAAGCCCATTGTTGGTGCCCACCCGGATATTGAGAATATGTTCGTTTTTGCCGGACTTGGATCAAAGGGGCTGTTGTATAGCGTCTATTTTGGTAAAGCTCTTTCTGAATATATACTGCAAGGATCAGCTATCCCCAAAGAGGTTTCGGTGAACAGGGTCTGAATCTTTTTGTTTCCTGATTCGGCCTTTTTTATCAACCGTAATTGAACCATACATATTATGCTTGTTAAGCTGATCAATTTTCTTACGGATATACTTCATTTTCTTTGGTGCATTCTTGTCCATAAAAATTTGCTTTACCTGAAGCCAAGCCGTCAGCTCATCTTCTTCTCTCCCGTTCCACATTGCTGAAAACAACCGTTCCAGTTCGTCTTTATAGGTGTCTTTTGAATATTTTCGGGCAAACCACGCCATCGCATAGCTTAGCGGCAGGGCCAGTATAAAACCAATAATCTCATAAATAGCAAAGCTCGTCATAGTGCTGATTTTATTCAGCGACCAGAACGAGCTTTGAAAGAAATTAATTCAGCAATAAAATATTAGAATCGGAGCAGGAGTCCACTCCAAGCTACACCGGCAGATGAACCTGAGTTCTCAGAGTTTGCCACATTTGATACTCCTACAGTAAATTCAAGGAAGTTGAAATCAAGTCCAATTCCGGCTGAATACGCTGCTGATGAATATCCACCTACACGAGAGCCAACCCGAATCGGAATAAAACCTAATAATCGGTATTGAGCACCCAGACTCAGTGCGCTTCGTTCAGAGTTAAGTCCATTACCGTTAAACCCAACGCCATAATCGAGAGCAAGCATCAGCTTACCCATCTCAAGCGAAGCTCCGAAGTTATACATCGAAGGCAGGTTATAAGTAATACCGGCCGTTTGTTCTGAATTAAACTGCCCGTAAACATCATTTTGCAGACTATCAGACAGGTTATCAAAGAAGTTGGAAAACTCATCGTCATCACCGGCTCCCTGGTAACTGAAGTTACCGTCTGCATATACGCTGGAAGGGTCCTGATCGTACGTTAGTTTTCCCATATCCGTGATGGACATAGATACACGAAGAGTTTTCTTCTTACGGACGAAAAGAGGAATCGGAACAGATGAAATATCCATTTCCACCGTAGCCCCAAGGTCAAGACCAAAGCCGGTTGCCTGGGGTGAGCTCAGGTCATCGGCAACATCTCCAAATTCTACATAGTCATCAAACTTGGCGTTGTTATCCTGGTTGTAAGCTGTTTCATAAGCCTGAAGCTGTCGGGAAAGCTCTCCAATAGTTTGCAAGCTGTAATTGAATTCGTGGTTAATGGTGAAGTTTGAACCATTGGAACCGTCATCAATCTGAAGACTTGAATTGAAATCAAGATCGGCTGTGTAAACACCATACAGGTATTTGGGAGCCGCTCCAACATATAATTTTATATCTTTGGCAAAAAACAGATCCGGGATATTAATGAAGTTCAGCTCCCGGGCATAGCCTACTGAAATCTCAGCGAAGGCTACCGTATTTGAACTAAAATTAACCGGAGTCGGACTAGAAAATTTATCCGAATCCAATCCATAGGTCATCAGCTCGGCCATCCCTTTGTTGATGGCAAAATCTTCCGTGATACGCACTCTAGAAGCCACACTGAATGCCTGATTGGCACCGCGGTAGGAAACCCCCAACGGAGCCATGCTGAAAGTAGCAGAAAGCTCGCGCTCATTGGATGAACTGGAACCAAACCACTCATTGAGCATGTTAGTGCGGGTTTCACCGGCAATTAGCCGTCCTGTAGTAAGGTATTTGTTATAAACAGCCAGGTTGGCAAGGCTTCCACCTGCCTTTACACCGAAATTCATCAACCCAATTTGAGTTTTTGGGCGGTGAATATCCAGCATAAGGTTAGCCGGGTTTATGAAGTTGGCGTGAAAGCCATCCACATAGGCCGTACCTCCACTTCCCATTGCAAGTGACTGAGAGTTATAGTGCCTTGACTGTGCAAACAACGAAGTAGATGCTACCCCGATAATTAGTGCTAAGAATAAACTTTTCTTCATGATGTTCTTATATAGCCTGTTATTCATCTTACTTCACCTCCGATTCGATGGTCAATTCTGCCCGAACCGATAAAGTGATATAGTCGGAAGTCCGTATTTTAACGTCTTGGTTATTTGTTGTTTGTAATGAAGCTGAAACCTCCAGGAACCGAGTTTGATAAAGTTGATCGAGCTGATCCTGCGATAGGGCAAGCTCAATGGTGCCGCTGGTTGGGTTCTCATGATCAGAGAATCGGTCAACACCAATTTGTGCAGCTTGCAAAGTTATTTCATCCAGAACTACAGAAACCGGAGAAAGTTCATTCTGAAGGGAATCCAGGAAGGTCACCACAAGCTCAACACCCATCGGGAACCCGTTCTCATAATCGATGGCGATAATCCCTTCCGTAATTGACTGATCGTCTCCATTTTCAGGAGAAGGCACACCACTCATATCTTGCTCTACAGTATCTGTGTAAGTAATAGGCTGGGTAGTTGATAGCCTCAGAGGAATATCGACACTGATTTTAGGATCGAAGTTAAGCGGGTCGATTATAGTGGCCACATCTTCATCTTCATTTACAACAGCTTTACCAATAAAGCGAATTTCAGAAGGCAGGTTATTCAGGAAATCGTCCACATTGGTGTTGGTACGATCGAACTGAATAGAAGCATTGATGTTATCACCATTTAAATTCTCAGCCAGTGAAAACTTAATCATTTCATCGGCATCAAGGGGATCTCCTGCATCTTTAAGCAGACCGGATATAGGGTCGGTTGGATCCACATCATATTCTGCTCCAGTTCCTCTCAGGTACACCTGCTCTCCATCTCCGTTAATTCCTACAAAAGCACCGTAAATCGTAGTCGGTACACTGATGTTGGTTTCGTAGTTGATGGATAGAATTGGGTTGGTGAAATTCAGGTTATTCAGCTGGGATGAAAGGTCATTCAAGCCGTCAATCTCTGTAATTTCAGCTTCGTTATCGTTGAATAAAGCTAAATCGTCATCCAGGTCAGCCGGATCGTCATCATTCAAAAGAACCGTTTGCTGCTTGATTACACCGGTAGCTCGTTCAATCTCCAGTCCTGAAATTGTAACCGAAGAAGCCACTGACTGATTTTCGTTAATCACTCGAATCTGATCACCCTGAGGAGCATTTTTGGTGTTCTCAGTAGCTGCACTGATCGTAAAAGTAATTTCGTTGTTGGTGGCATAAACTTCACACTCGGTCAACGGAATAGTAACCCGGTTAGAACTACCTGCTCTTGATATCTCCGTGCCATTGGCTTCGGTATATGCAATCTGCAGAGGGTTCACACTGGTAATCTCTGAAATATTGTTAGCTACAGAAGCCGGACAGTTTCTGATATCCGGGAAGTCGATGGTCACATCAATGGAAAACTCCAGATCATTTTGAATGGGATCAATGTCAATCTCACCGGCCTTCATTCGGATAAAGTGGTTAGACTGTGTGAACTCAAACTCATCGGCGCTAAAGGTAGCAGTGCTTGAGGTTGAAAAATCCTGTGCATCAAGAGCAGCTTGTACCTGTGATGCTACCAGGTTATTACCATTCACAGAATTAACCACCAACTCCTGTGGGTTATTCGGGAAATTGAAATTATCCCAGGATACCACAATCTCAACCCCGAGGTTGCGAAGCTGGTCACCATCAGAAAATGTAATGGAAGCCGTTTGCGTGCTACCGTCTGTTAACTGATTTCCGTTGGCTGCACTGAAAGTAGCAGCATTGCCAATAGGTGCATTATTTGTGGTGTCGATAACCTGAATATTGGCGGTCTGAAAATCAAATCCCAGGTTATTGGTCAGTTGTACATCTAAAGCCCCGCTTTTAATTGTAGCGCTGCTAAAGAAATCGGTGTTGGCACCAATACCGATACGCACCGGTGAAGCCGCATTACTGCCCGCGGGTATTGGCGTTCCAGCCGGTACAAAATTAGGGTTTTGCCCTGTCACTTCTTCTA
The nucleotide sequence above comes from Gracilimonas sp.. Encoded proteins:
- a CDS encoding DUF5723 family protein, with the protein product MKKSLFLALIIGVASTSLFAQSRHYNSQSLAMGSGGTAYVDGFHANFINPANLMLDIHRPKTQIGLMNFGVKAGGSLANLAVYNKYLTTGRLIAGETRTNMLNEWFGSSSSNERELSATFSMAPLGVSYRGANQAFSVASRVRITEDFAINKGMAELMTYGLDSDKFSSPTPVNFSSNTVAFAEISVGYARELNFINIPDLFFAKDIKLYVGAAPKYLYGVYTADLDFNSSLQIDDGSNGSNFTINHEFNYSLQTIGELSRQLQAYETAYNQDNNAKFDDYVEFGDVADDLSSPQATGFGLDLGATVEMDISSVPIPLFVRKKKTLRVSMSITDMGKLTYDQDPSSVYADGNFSYQGAGDDDEFSNFFDNLSDSLQNDVYGQFNSEQTAGITYNLPSMYNFGASLEMGKLMLALDYGVGFNGNGLNSERSALSLGAQYRLLGFIPIRVGSRVGGYSSAAYSAGIGLDFNFLEFTVGVSNVANSENSGSSAGVAWSGLLLRF